A genome region from Manihot esculenta cultivar AM560-2 chromosome 5, M.esculenta_v8, whole genome shotgun sequence includes the following:
- the LOC110616254 gene encoding amino acid transporter AVT1I: MGNQNLDNLATGRGNMETQNQLPQSQEPGKGTTFLRTCFNGINTLAGVGILSTPYALSQGGWLSLILLFLIATLCWYTGLLLRRCMDEDPAIKTYPDIGGRAFGYKGRALVSIFMCLELYLIAVEFLILEGDNLNKLFPNMSFRVGGMKIGGKQGFVLLTALVILPTTWLRSLGMLAYVSAGGVLASVVLLGCVLWAGAVDGVGFHEGDLLWNWGGLPTAISLFTICYCGHAVFPIMCNSMKDRSQFSKVLLVCFITSTVIYGSMAVLGYLIYGENLNSQVTLNLPIRKISAKIAIYTALVNPLTKYAVIITPIAKAIEDTLRLGNNRSLSILVRTLIMISTLIVALTIPFFGYIMAFIGSSFSVAVSVLFPCLCYLRINKAARRFGLELVVIVGILTSGFFVAVVGTYTSLRQIINHL, from the exons ATGGGCAACCAAAATTTAGACAACCTAGCCACAGGCAGAGGAAATATGGAGACACAAAACCAGCTTCCACAATCACAGGAACCTGGCAAAGGCACCACCTTCCTTAGGACTTGCTTTAATGGAATTAATACTTTAGCTg GTGTTGGGATCCTATCAACTCCATATGCACTTTCTCAAGGAGGCTGGCTGAGCTTAATACTTCTGTTTCTGATAGCAACTCTGTGCTGGTACACAGGCTTACTTCTGCGACGTTGTATGGATGAAGATCCAGCCATCAAAACTTATCCAGATATAGGAGGGAGAGCTTTCGGTTACAAAGGAAGAGCTCTAGTATCCATATTCATGTGTCTTGAGCTATATTTGATTGCAGTAGAGTTTCTGATACTAGAAGGTGACAATTTAAACAAGCTGTTTCCAAACATGAGTTTCAGAGTTGGTGGAATGAAAATTGGAGGCAAACAAGggtttgttctgctcactgccCTTGTAATCTTACCGACAACATGGTTAAGGAGTTTAGGAATGTTGGCTTATGTTTCTGCTGGTGGGGTTTTGGCTTCTGTTGTGTTGCTTGGTTGTGTTTTATGGGCTGGTGCGGTTGATGGTGTTGGGTTCCATGAAGGAGATTTGCTCTGGAACTGGGGAGGTTTGCCTACTGCTATAAGTTTGTTTACCATTTGTTATTGTGGTCATGCAGTTTTCCCGATTATGTGCAATTCCATGAAAGATAGAAGCCAATTTTCTAAG GTCTTACTCGTCTGCTTCATTACGAGCACAGTCATCTATGGATCAATGGCAGTTCTTGGGTACCTTATATATGGAGAAAATTTAAACTCTCAGGTGACATTAAACCTTCCTATCAGAAAAATCAGTGCAAAAATAGCAATATACACAGCACTAGTAAATCCCCTGACCAAGTATGCAGTCATCATCACACCAATTGCCAAAGCTATTGAGGACACACTTCGTTTGGGCAACAACAGATCACTCAGCATCCTCGTCAGAACCCTAATCATGATCAGCACGCTAATCGTGGCACTAACCATTCCATTTTTTGGCTATATAATGGCTTTTATTGGTTCTTCTTTTAGTGTGGCCGTCTCTGTGTTGTTCCCCTGCCTTTGCTACCTAAGGATTAATAAAGCTGCTCGACGATTTGGGTTAGAGCTGGTGGTAATTGTGGGGATTCTGACATCTGGGTTTTTTGTTGCCGTTGTAGGCACATACACTTCTCTCAGACAAATAATCAACCATCTCTAA
- the LOC110616255 gene encoding uncharacterized protein LOC110616255 isoform X1 codes for MTIKQRENVIIFSGQKKVTVFNEKNGKLSETAEAESLQVSNLQQKLWKTLREAASYQEQVGKHSQYVEQSTQDRKLEGKGNYPSEERQSTKGPVNEESNPGGRNDHLLILANSAELMLESDSLDGTLENEQNHEDHKSPGKQFEGTLVIDHLRNDGDGFNCTGRTPRLSQIRCQARLKSNLLLKQTLGEPTVGHLQGGRIRLTQIRHQARSKSHSQRYSCGAVQGGIMRLSELRRQARSKYNSSMQEAIEDHVPGHLDCQTYKDNQRKRVIEDIFGEEDGSKAASGFGFHPSKVDTVHEYIASGGGDLSLPANNEVLDKIVSVRGRIRLSHLKCKARLGNASTLDRDSTEHNCNTAHKG; via the exons ATGACCATCAAGCAGAGAGAAAACGTTATCATCTTTTCAGGACAGAAGAAAGTTACTGTTTTCAATGAGAAAAATGGAAAATTGAGTGAGACGGCAGAGGCAGAGTCGCTTCAAGTGTCCAATTTGCAGCAGAAGTTGTGGAAGACATTGCGGGAAGCTGCTTCATATCAAGAGCAAGTTGGTAAGCACAGCCAATATGTTGAACAATCTACTCAGGATAGAAAATTGGAAGGGAAAGGAAACTATCCAAGTGAAGAAAGGCAGTCAACTAAAGGGCCTGTGAATGAGGAAAGCAACCCTGGTGGACGCAATGATCATCTGTTGATTCTTGCTAATTCTGCTGAGCTCATGTTGGAATCAGATAGCTTAGATGGCACTCTTGAAAATGAACAAAACCATGAAG ATCATAAATCTCCTGGAAAACAATTTGAAGGAACACTTGTAATTGATCATTTAAGAAATGATGGGGATGGATTCAACTGCACAGGAAGAACTCCACGCTTGAGTCAAATTCGATGTCAAGCTCggttaaaaagtaatttattgcTGAAACAGACGCTTGGGGAGCCAACAGTTGGGCATTTGCAAGGTGGGAGAATCCGATTGACTCAAATTCGACACCAAGCTCGGTCAAAAAGTCATTCACAAAGATATTCCTGTGGGGCTGTGCAAGGAGGAATAATGCGTTTGAGTGAATTGCGACGTCAGGCTCGATCCAAGTATAACTCTTCCATGCAAGAGGCAATTGAAGATCATGTGCCTGGGCATTTGGATTGCCAAACCTATAAAG ATAATCAGAGAAAAAGGGTCATTGAAGATATATTTGGGGAAGAAGATGGCTCCAAAGCAG CTTCTGGATTTGGATTTCATCCATCAAAGGTTGATACCGTGCATGAATATATTGCAAGTGGAGGAGGTGATCTATCACTACCTG CGAACAATGAAGTTCTGGACAAGATAGTCTCAGTAAGAGGGAGAATACGATTGAGTCATTTAAAATGCAAAGCTCGTCTAGGAAATGCTAGCACATTGGATAGAG ATTCAACAGAACACAACTGTAACACAGCCCATAAAGGTTAA
- the LOC110616255 gene encoding uncharacterized protein LOC110616255 isoform X3, translated as MTIKQRENVIIFSGQKKVTVFNEKNGKLSETAEAESLQVSNLQQKLWKTLREAASYQEQVGKHSQYVEQSTQDRKLEGKGNYPSEERQSTKGPVNEESNPGGRNDHLLILANSAELMLESDSLDGTLENEQNHEGRTPRLSQIRCQARLKSNLLLKQTLGEPTVGHLQGGRIRLTQIRHQARSKSHSQRYSCGAVQGGIMRLSELRRQARSKYNSSMQEAIEDHVPGHLDCQTYKDNQRKRVIEDIFGEEDGSKAASGFGFHPSKVDTVHEYIASGGGDLSLPANNEVLDKIVSVRGRIRLSHLKCKARLGNASTLDRDSTEHNCNTAHKG; from the exons ATGACCATCAAGCAGAGAGAAAACGTTATCATCTTTTCAGGACAGAAGAAAGTTACTGTTTTCAATGAGAAAAATGGAAAATTGAGTGAGACGGCAGAGGCAGAGTCGCTTCAAGTGTCCAATTTGCAGCAGAAGTTGTGGAAGACATTGCGGGAAGCTGCTTCATATCAAGAGCAAGTTGGTAAGCACAGCCAATATGTTGAACAATCTACTCAGGATAGAAAATTGGAAGGGAAAGGAAACTATCCAAGTGAAGAAAGGCAGTCAACTAAAGGGCCTGTGAATGAGGAAAGCAACCCTGGTGGACGCAATGATCATCTGTTGATTCTTGCTAATTCTGCTGAGCTCATGTTGGAATCAGATAGCTTAGATGGCACTCTTGAAAATGAACAAAACCATGAAG GAAGAACTCCACGCTTGAGTCAAATTCGATGTCAAGCTCggttaaaaagtaatttattgcTGAAACAGACGCTTGGGGAGCCAACAGTTGGGCATTTGCAAGGTGGGAGAATCCGATTGACTCAAATTCGACACCAAGCTCGGTCAAAAAGTCATTCACAAAGATATTCCTGTGGGGCTGTGCAAGGAGGAATAATGCGTTTGAGTGAATTGCGACGTCAGGCTCGATCCAAGTATAACTCTTCCATGCAAGAGGCAATTGAAGATCATGTGCCTGGGCATTTGGATTGCCAAACCTATAAAG ATAATCAGAGAAAAAGGGTCATTGAAGATATATTTGGGGAAGAAGATGGCTCCAAAGCAG CTTCTGGATTTGGATTTCATCCATCAAAGGTTGATACCGTGCATGAATATATTGCAAGTGGAGGAGGTGATCTATCACTACCTG CGAACAATGAAGTTCTGGACAAGATAGTCTCAGTAAGAGGGAGAATACGATTGAGTCATTTAAAATGCAAAGCTCGTCTAGGAAATGCTAGCACATTGGATAGAG ATTCAACAGAACACAACTGTAACACAGCCCATAAAGGTTAA
- the LOC110616255 gene encoding uncharacterized protein LOC110616255 isoform X4, whose protein sequence is MTIKQRENVIIFSGQKKVTVFNEKNGKLSETAEAESLQVSNLQQKLWKTLREAASYQEQVGKHSQYVEQSTQDRKLEGKGNYPSEERQSTKGPVNEESNPGGRNDHLLILANSAELMLESDSLDGTLENEQNHEDHKSPGKQFEGTLVIDHLRNDGDGFNCTGRTPRLSQIRCQARLKSNLLLKQTLGEPTVGHLQGGRIRLTQIRHQARSKSHSQRYSCGAVQGGIMRLSELRRQARSKYNSSMQEAIEDHVPGHLDCQTYKDNQRKRVIEDIFGEEDGSKAASGFGFHPSKVDTVHEYIASGGGDLSLPDSTEHNCNTAHKG, encoded by the exons ATGACCATCAAGCAGAGAGAAAACGTTATCATCTTTTCAGGACAGAAGAAAGTTACTGTTTTCAATGAGAAAAATGGAAAATTGAGTGAGACGGCAGAGGCAGAGTCGCTTCAAGTGTCCAATTTGCAGCAGAAGTTGTGGAAGACATTGCGGGAAGCTGCTTCATATCAAGAGCAAGTTGGTAAGCACAGCCAATATGTTGAACAATCTACTCAGGATAGAAAATTGGAAGGGAAAGGAAACTATCCAAGTGAAGAAAGGCAGTCAACTAAAGGGCCTGTGAATGAGGAAAGCAACCCTGGTGGACGCAATGATCATCTGTTGATTCTTGCTAATTCTGCTGAGCTCATGTTGGAATCAGATAGCTTAGATGGCACTCTTGAAAATGAACAAAACCATGAAG ATCATAAATCTCCTGGAAAACAATTTGAAGGAACACTTGTAATTGATCATTTAAGAAATGATGGGGATGGATTCAACTGCACAGGAAGAACTCCACGCTTGAGTCAAATTCGATGTCAAGCTCggttaaaaagtaatttattgcTGAAACAGACGCTTGGGGAGCCAACAGTTGGGCATTTGCAAGGTGGGAGAATCCGATTGACTCAAATTCGACACCAAGCTCGGTCAAAAAGTCATTCACAAAGATATTCCTGTGGGGCTGTGCAAGGAGGAATAATGCGTTTGAGTGAATTGCGACGTCAGGCTCGATCCAAGTATAACTCTTCCATGCAAGAGGCAATTGAAGATCATGTGCCTGGGCATTTGGATTGCCAAACCTATAAAG ATAATCAGAGAAAAAGGGTCATTGAAGATATATTTGGGGAAGAAGATGGCTCCAAAGCAG CTTCTGGATTTGGATTTCATCCATCAAAGGTTGATACCGTGCATGAATATATTGCAAGTGGAGGAGGTGATCTATCACTACCTG ATTCAACAGAACACAACTGTAACACAGCCCATAAAGGTTAA
- the LOC110616255 gene encoding uncharacterized protein LOC110616255 isoform X2: MTIKQRENVIIFSGQKKVTVFNEKNGKLSETAEAESLQVSNLQQKLWKTLREAASYQEQVGKHSQYVEQSTQDRKLEGKGNYPSEERQSTKGPVNEESNPGGRNDHLLILANSAELMLESDSLDGTLENEQNHEDHKSPGKQFEGTLVIDHLRNDGDGFNCTGRTPRLSQIRCQARLKSNLLLKQTLGEPTVGHLQGGRIRLTQIRHQARSKSHSQRYSCGAVQGGIMRLSELRRQARSKYNSSMQEAIEDHVPGHLDCQTYKDNQRKRVIEDIFGEEDGSKAASGFGFHPSKVDTVHEYIASGGGDLSLPANNEVLDKIVSVRGRIRLSHLKCKARLGNASTLDRGDYA; encoded by the exons ATGACCATCAAGCAGAGAGAAAACGTTATCATCTTTTCAGGACAGAAGAAAGTTACTGTTTTCAATGAGAAAAATGGAAAATTGAGTGAGACGGCAGAGGCAGAGTCGCTTCAAGTGTCCAATTTGCAGCAGAAGTTGTGGAAGACATTGCGGGAAGCTGCTTCATATCAAGAGCAAGTTGGTAAGCACAGCCAATATGTTGAACAATCTACTCAGGATAGAAAATTGGAAGGGAAAGGAAACTATCCAAGTGAAGAAAGGCAGTCAACTAAAGGGCCTGTGAATGAGGAAAGCAACCCTGGTGGACGCAATGATCATCTGTTGATTCTTGCTAATTCTGCTGAGCTCATGTTGGAATCAGATAGCTTAGATGGCACTCTTGAAAATGAACAAAACCATGAAG ATCATAAATCTCCTGGAAAACAATTTGAAGGAACACTTGTAATTGATCATTTAAGAAATGATGGGGATGGATTCAACTGCACAGGAAGAACTCCACGCTTGAGTCAAATTCGATGTCAAGCTCggttaaaaagtaatttattgcTGAAACAGACGCTTGGGGAGCCAACAGTTGGGCATTTGCAAGGTGGGAGAATCCGATTGACTCAAATTCGACACCAAGCTCGGTCAAAAAGTCATTCACAAAGATATTCCTGTGGGGCTGTGCAAGGAGGAATAATGCGTTTGAGTGAATTGCGACGTCAGGCTCGATCCAAGTATAACTCTTCCATGCAAGAGGCAATTGAAGATCATGTGCCTGGGCATTTGGATTGCCAAACCTATAAAG ATAATCAGAGAAAAAGGGTCATTGAAGATATATTTGGGGAAGAAGATGGCTCCAAAGCAG CTTCTGGATTTGGATTTCATCCATCAAAGGTTGATACCGTGCATGAATATATTGCAAGTGGAGGAGGTGATCTATCACTACCTG CGAACAATGAAGTTCTGGACAAGATAGTCTCAGTAAGAGGGAGAATACGATTGAGTCATTTAAAATGCAAAGCTCGTCTAGGAAATGCTAGCACATTGGATAGAGGTGATTATGCTTGA